A single Bos mutus isolate GX-2022 chromosome 25, NWIPB_WYAK_1.1, whole genome shotgun sequence DNA region contains:
- the PTCD1 gene encoding pentatricopeptide repeat-containing protein 1, mitochondrial isoform X1 translates to MVQIGSFFGAHRPVPAPWYLEIGSLPWCCVGDVMGNSGLQAWRLRPEQPVLRDARMLWWSFDLNLGFLTSGLVLVPLIGLSAFWDNEVDFHYFADLCQAPRRTPEMDFLRLARLFSSPCPVGLSIVCHLDPLRARWAGGRAAGWVSPAPAAFSSSLSQLPLGSQSQKNTGSLSSDPGQPSPTATQEEGEEESFGTLSDKYSSRRMFHKSTAQLYNLRLKEQSTEEDEEGELEPKPWRGPRNTPYWYFFQCKRLIREGKLAEALDLFERQMLKEERLQPLECNYTVLIGGCGRAGYLKKAFRLYNDMKKRDLEPSDATYTALFNVCAESPWKDSALQSALKLRQQLQARNFQLNLKTYHALLKMAALCADLRMCLDVFKEIIQKGHVVTEETFSYLLMGCIQDKKTGFRYALQVWRQMLSLGLQPSRHGYNLLLAAARDCGLGDPVVASAVLLRPREETALLQPPAGGRRTRRRAQVGADCSLSAKLHVEALERQLFLEPSQALEGPQEPEEARAPKQAQSGMETKAEPDHPVALTSVALEPPPWGLEANLLTPGAAPLAVVSFGTVSTPADRLALMGGLEGFLGKMAEHGLRPDIKTLTLLAEVVEPGSSAESSLLSVLDAHGVEPDLTFFNTLMKKKSKLGDLEGAKALLPVLAKRGIVPNLQTFCSLAIGCRRPDDGLRLLSDMRESQMSPNTYIYSTLINAAVKKLDYAYLIDILKDMRRNRVPVNEVVIRQLEFAAQYPPSFDRYKGKNTYLEKIDGFRAYYKQWLKGMPAEETPHPWQKFQTKPKGDQDTSTEADMDKGPGGR, encoded by the exons ATGGTCCAGATCGGTAGTTTTTTCGGTGCTCACCGTCCTGTGCCTGCACCCTGGTATCTTGAGATTGGATCGTTGCCATGGTGCTGTGTGGGTGATGTTATGGGTAACTCTGGTTTACAAGCATGGAGACTGAGGCCAGAGCAGCCAGTGCTCAGGGACGCGAGGATGCTTTGGTGGAGCTTCGATCTGAACCTAGGCTTTCTGACCTCAGGACTCGTGCTTGTACCACTTATCGGTCTTTCTGCCTTTTGGGACAACGAAGTTGACTTTCATTATTTTGCTGACCTATGCCAGGCCCCGAGGAGAACGCCGGAAATGGACTTCCTGAGGCTTGCCCGGCTcttctccagcccctgccccGTGGGACTGTCCATTGTGTGCCACCTTGACCCTCtcagagccaggtgggctggagGTAGGGCCGCAGGGTGGGTTTCGCCCGCGCCAGCAGCCTTCTCCAGCTCTCTCTCTCAGCTGCCCCTCGGCTCGCAGAGCCAGAAGAACACAGGCAGCCTCAGCTCTGACCCCGGCCAGCCCAGCCCCACGGCCacccaggaggaaggggaggaagagagcTTTGGGACTCTCTCCGACAAATACTCCTCTCGGAGAATGTTCCACAAATCGACGGCCCAGCTGTATAACCTGCGGCTCAAGGAACAGAGTACTGAAGAAGATGAGGAAGGGGAGCTGGAACCAAAACCATGGCGGGGCCCCAGAAACACCCCTTACTGGTACTTCTTTCAGTGCAAACGCCTGATCAGGGAAGGAAAG CTGGCCGAGGCCCTGGACCTGTTTGAGAGGCAGATGCTGAAGGAGGAGCGCCTCCAGCCCCTCGAGTGCAACTACACAGTGCTGATCGGGGGCTGCGGGCGGGCCGGCTACCTGAAGAAGGCCTTCAGGCTCTACAACGAC ATGAAGAAGCGGGACCTGGAGCCCTCAGACGCCACCTACACAGCCCTGTTCAACGTGTGCGCCGAGTCCCCCTGGAAGGACTCCGCACTGCAGAGCGCCCTGAAGCTACGGCAGCAGCTTCAGGCCAGAAACTTCCAACTCAACTTGAAAACGTACCATGCCCTGCTGAAGATGGCCGCCCTGTGCGCGGACCTCAGGATGTGCCTGGATGTGTTTAAG GAAATCATCCAGAAAGGGCACGTGGTCACAGAGGAGACCTTCAGTTACCTGCTCATGGGCTGCATCCAAGACAAGAAGACTGGCTTCCGATATGCCCTGCAG GTATGGAGGCAGATGCTGAGTCTGGGGCTCCAGCCGAGCCGGCATGGCTACAACTTGCTGTTGGCGGCAGCTCGGGACTGCGGGCTGGGGGACCCAGTGGTGGCCTCAGCGGTGctcctgaggcccagggaggagaCAGCCCTGCTCCAGCCCCCGGCCGGGGGGCGGCGGACCAGGAGGAGAGCCCAGGTCGGGGCAGACTGCAGCCTGTCAGCCAAGCTGCACGTGGAGGCCCTGGAGAGGCAGCTGTTTCTGGAACCTTCTCAGGCACTTGAGGGGCCTCAGGAGCCTGAGGAGGCCAGAGCCCCCAAGCAGGCCCAGTCTGGGATGGAGACCAAGGCAGAGCCTGACCACCCGGTGGCTCTCACCTCTGTGGCCCTGGAGCCGCCTCCCTGGGGGCTGGAGGCCAACCTCCTGACCCCGGGGGCGGCCCCCTTGGCTGTGGTCTCCTTTGGGACCGTGAGCACCCCTGCCGACAGACTGGCCTTGATGGGGGGCCTGGAGGGCTTCCTCGGCAAGATGGCGGAGCATGGGCTTCGCCCTGACATCAAAACCCTCACGCTGCTGGCGGAGGTGGTGGAGCCAGGGAGCTCCGCAGAGTCCTCGCTGCTGAGCGTCTTGGATGCGCACGGGGTGGAGCCCGACCTGACCTTCTTCAACACGCTGATGAAGAAGAAGAGCAAGCTGGGCGACCTGGAGGGGGCAAAG GCCCTGCTGCCCGTCCTGGCAAAGAGGGGCATTGTCCCCAACCTGCAGACGTTTTGCAGCCTGGCCATCGGGTGTCGCAGGCCAGATGATGGCCTGCGGCTGCTCTCAGACATGAGG GAGTCCCAGATGAGCCCCAACACCTACATCTACAGCACCCTCATCAACGCGGCTGTCAAGAAGCTGGACTACGCCTATCTCATTGACATCCTGAAGGACATGAGGCGGAACAGAGTCCCCGTGAATGAAGTGGTCATCCGCCAGCTGGAGTTCGCGGCCCAGTACCCACCCAGCTTTGACCGG TACAAAGGGAAAAACACCTACTTGGAGAAGATTGATGGCTTCCGGGCTTATTACAAGCAGTGGCTGAAAGGGATGCCAGCGGAGGAAACCCCCCACCCGTGGCAGAAGTTCCAGACAAAACCAAAAGGAGACCAGGACACCAGCACTGAGGCTGATATGGACAAAGGCCCTGGGGGCAGGTGA
- the PTCD1 gene encoding pentatricopeptide repeat-containing protein 1, mitochondrial isoform X2, which yields MDFLRLARLFSSPCPVGLSIVCHLDPLRARWAGGRAAGWVSPAPAAFSSSLSQLPLGSQSQKNTGSLSSDPGQPSPTATQEEGEEESFGTLSDKYSSRRMFHKSTAQLYNLRLKEQSTEEDEEGELEPKPWRGPRNTPYWYFFQCKRLIREGKLAEALDLFERQMLKEERLQPLECNYTVLIGGCGRAGYLKKAFRLYNDMKKRDLEPSDATYTALFNVCAESPWKDSALQSALKLRQQLQARNFQLNLKTYHALLKMAALCADLRMCLDVFKEIIQKGHVVTEETFSYLLMGCIQDKKTGFRYALQVWRQMLSLGLQPSRHGYNLLLAAARDCGLGDPVVASAVLLRPREETALLQPPAGGRRTRRRAQVGADCSLSAKLHVEALERQLFLEPSQALEGPQEPEEARAPKQAQSGMETKAEPDHPVALTSVALEPPPWGLEANLLTPGAAPLAVVSFGTVSTPADRLALMGGLEGFLGKMAEHGLRPDIKTLTLLAEVVEPGSSAESSLLSVLDAHGVEPDLTFFNTLMKKKSKLGDLEGAKALLPVLAKRGIVPNLQTFCSLAIGCRRPDDGLRLLSDMRESQMSPNTYIYSTLINAAVKKLDYAYLIDILKDMRRNRVPVNEVVIRQLEFAAQYPPSFDRYKGKNTYLEKIDGFRAYYKQWLKGMPAEETPHPWQKFQTKPKGDQDTSTEADMDKGPGGR from the exons ATGGACTTCCTGAGGCTTGCCCGGCTcttctccagcccctgccccGTGGGACTGTCCATTGTGTGCCACCTTGACCCTCtcagagccaggtgggctggagGTAGGGCCGCAGGGTGGGTTTCGCCCGCGCCAGCAGCCTTCTCCAGCTCTCTCTCTCAGCTGCCCCTCGGCTCGCAGAGCCAGAAGAACACAGGCAGCCTCAGCTCTGACCCCGGCCAGCCCAGCCCCACGGCCacccaggaggaaggggaggaagagagcTTTGGGACTCTCTCCGACAAATACTCCTCTCGGAGAATGTTCCACAAATCGACGGCCCAGCTGTATAACCTGCGGCTCAAGGAACAGAGTACTGAAGAAGATGAGGAAGGGGAGCTGGAACCAAAACCATGGCGGGGCCCCAGAAACACCCCTTACTGGTACTTCTTTCAGTGCAAACGCCTGATCAGGGAAGGAAAG CTGGCCGAGGCCCTGGACCTGTTTGAGAGGCAGATGCTGAAGGAGGAGCGCCTCCAGCCCCTCGAGTGCAACTACACAGTGCTGATCGGGGGCTGCGGGCGGGCCGGCTACCTGAAGAAGGCCTTCAGGCTCTACAACGAC ATGAAGAAGCGGGACCTGGAGCCCTCAGACGCCACCTACACAGCCCTGTTCAACGTGTGCGCCGAGTCCCCCTGGAAGGACTCCGCACTGCAGAGCGCCCTGAAGCTACGGCAGCAGCTTCAGGCCAGAAACTTCCAACTCAACTTGAAAACGTACCATGCCCTGCTGAAGATGGCCGCCCTGTGCGCGGACCTCAGGATGTGCCTGGATGTGTTTAAG GAAATCATCCAGAAAGGGCACGTGGTCACAGAGGAGACCTTCAGTTACCTGCTCATGGGCTGCATCCAAGACAAGAAGACTGGCTTCCGATATGCCCTGCAG GTATGGAGGCAGATGCTGAGTCTGGGGCTCCAGCCGAGCCGGCATGGCTACAACTTGCTGTTGGCGGCAGCTCGGGACTGCGGGCTGGGGGACCCAGTGGTGGCCTCAGCGGTGctcctgaggcccagggaggagaCAGCCCTGCTCCAGCCCCCGGCCGGGGGGCGGCGGACCAGGAGGAGAGCCCAGGTCGGGGCAGACTGCAGCCTGTCAGCCAAGCTGCACGTGGAGGCCCTGGAGAGGCAGCTGTTTCTGGAACCTTCTCAGGCACTTGAGGGGCCTCAGGAGCCTGAGGAGGCCAGAGCCCCCAAGCAGGCCCAGTCTGGGATGGAGACCAAGGCAGAGCCTGACCACCCGGTGGCTCTCACCTCTGTGGCCCTGGAGCCGCCTCCCTGGGGGCTGGAGGCCAACCTCCTGACCCCGGGGGCGGCCCCCTTGGCTGTGGTCTCCTTTGGGACCGTGAGCACCCCTGCCGACAGACTGGCCTTGATGGGGGGCCTGGAGGGCTTCCTCGGCAAGATGGCGGAGCATGGGCTTCGCCCTGACATCAAAACCCTCACGCTGCTGGCGGAGGTGGTGGAGCCAGGGAGCTCCGCAGAGTCCTCGCTGCTGAGCGTCTTGGATGCGCACGGGGTGGAGCCCGACCTGACCTTCTTCAACACGCTGATGAAGAAGAAGAGCAAGCTGGGCGACCTGGAGGGGGCAAAG GCCCTGCTGCCCGTCCTGGCAAAGAGGGGCATTGTCCCCAACCTGCAGACGTTTTGCAGCCTGGCCATCGGGTGTCGCAGGCCAGATGATGGCCTGCGGCTGCTCTCAGACATGAGG GAGTCCCAGATGAGCCCCAACACCTACATCTACAGCACCCTCATCAACGCGGCTGTCAAGAAGCTGGACTACGCCTATCTCATTGACATCCTGAAGGACATGAGGCGGAACAGAGTCCCCGTGAATGAAGTGGTCATCCGCCAGCTGGAGTTCGCGGCCCAGTACCCACCCAGCTTTGACCGG TACAAAGGGAAAAACACCTACTTGGAGAAGATTGATGGCTTCCGGGCTTATTACAAGCAGTGGCTGAAAGGGATGCCAGCGGAGGAAACCCCCCACCCGTGGCAGAAGTTCCAGACAAAACCAAAAGGAGACCAGGACACCAGCACTGAGGCTGATATGGACAAAGGCCCTGGGGGCAGGTGA
- the CPSF4 gene encoding cleavage and polyadenylation specificity factor subunit 4 isoform X5, whose protein sequence is MQEIIASVDHIKFDLEIAVEQQLGAQPLPFPAWTKSGAAVCEFFLKAACGKGGMCPFRHISGEKTVVCKHWLRGLCKKGDQCEFLHEYDMTKMPECYFYSKFGECSNKECPFLHIDPESKIKDCPWYDRGFCKHGPLCRHRHTRRVICVNYLVGFCPEGPSCKFMHPRFELPMGTTEQPPLPQQTQPPTKQRTPQVIGVMQSQNSSAGSRGPRPLEQVTCYKCGEKGHYANRCTKGHLAFLSGQ, encoded by the exons ATGCAGGAAATCATCGCCAGCGTGGACCACATCAAGTTTGACTTGGAGATCGCCGTGGAGCAGCAGCTCGGGGCGCAGCCGCTGCCCTTCCCGGCATGGACA A AGTCAGGGGCTGCTGTCTGCGAATTCTTTTTGAAAGCTGCCTGTGGCAAAG GGGGCATGTGCCCGTTCCGCCACATCAGTGGTGAGAAGACGGTGGTGTGCAAACACTGGCTGCGGGGGCTGTGCAAGAAGGGGGACCAGTGCGAGTTCCTGCACGAGTACGACATGACCAAGATGCCCGAGTGCTACTTCTACTCCAAGTTCG GGGAGTGCAGCAACAAGGAGTGCCCCTTCCTGCACATCGACCCCGAGTCCAAGATCAAGGACTGCCCATGGTACGACCGCGGCTTCTGCAAGCACG GCCCCCTGTGCAGGCACCGGCACACGCGGAGGGTCATCTGTGTCAATTACCTCGTGGGATTCTGCCCGGAGGGGCCCTCGTGTAAATTCATGCA CCCTCGATTTGAACTGCCGATGGGAACCACCGAGCAGCCCCCACTGCCGCAGCAGACGCAGCCACCCACGAAG CAGAGAACTCCGCAGGTCATCGGGGTCATGCAGAGTCAAAACAGCAGCGCGGGCAGCCGAGGACCCCGGCCGCTGGAGCAGGTCACATGCTACAAG TGTGGTGAAAAAGGACACTATGCCAACAGATGTACCAAAGGGCACTTGGCCTTTCTCAGCGGACAGTGA
- the CPSF4 gene encoding cleavage and polyadenylation specificity factor subunit 4 isoform X6, whose protein sequence is MQEIIASVDHIKFDLEIAVEQQLGAQPLPFPAWTKSGAAVCEFFLKAACGKGGMCPFRHISGEKTVVCKHWLRGLCKKGDQCEFLHEYDMTKMPECYFYSKFGECSNKECPFLHIDPESKIKDCPWYDRGFCKHGPLCRHRHTRRVICVNYLVGFCPEGPSCKFMHPRFELPMGTTEQPPLPQQTQPPTKRTPQVIGVMQSQNSSAGSRGPRPLEQVTCYKCGEKGHYANRCTKGHLAFLSGQ, encoded by the exons ATGCAGGAAATCATCGCCAGCGTGGACCACATCAAGTTTGACTTGGAGATCGCCGTGGAGCAGCAGCTCGGGGCGCAGCCGCTGCCCTTCCCGGCATGGACA A AGTCAGGGGCTGCTGTCTGCGAATTCTTTTTGAAAGCTGCCTGTGGCAAAG GGGGCATGTGCCCGTTCCGCCACATCAGTGGTGAGAAGACGGTGGTGTGCAAACACTGGCTGCGGGGGCTGTGCAAGAAGGGGGACCAGTGCGAGTTCCTGCACGAGTACGACATGACCAAGATGCCCGAGTGCTACTTCTACTCCAAGTTCG GGGAGTGCAGCAACAAGGAGTGCCCCTTCCTGCACATCGACCCCGAGTCCAAGATCAAGGACTGCCCATGGTACGACCGCGGCTTCTGCAAGCACG GCCCCCTGTGCAGGCACCGGCACACGCGGAGGGTCATCTGTGTCAATTACCTCGTGGGATTCTGCCCGGAGGGGCCCTCGTGTAAATTCATGCA CCCTCGATTTGAACTGCCGATGGGAACCACCGAGCAGCCCCCACTGCCGCAGCAGACGCAGCCACCCACGAAG AGAACTCCGCAGGTCATCGGGGTCATGCAGAGTCAAAACAGCAGCGCGGGCAGCCGAGGACCCCGGCCGCTGGAGCAGGTCACATGCTACAAG TGTGGTGAAAAAGGACACTATGCCAACAGATGTACCAAAGGGCACTTGGCCTTTCTCAGCGGACAGTGA
- the CPSF4 gene encoding cleavage and polyadenylation specificity factor subunit 4 isoform X4, with amino-acid sequence MQEIIASVDHIKFDLEIAVEQQLGAQPLPFPAWTKSGAAVCEFFLKAACGKGGMCPFRHISGEKTVVCKHWLRGLCKKGDQCEFLHEYDMTKMPECYFYSKFGECSNKECPFLHIDPESKIKDCPWYDRGFCKHGPLCRHRHTRRVICVNYLVGFCPEGPSCKFMHPRFELPMGTTEQPPLPQQTQPPTKQSNNPPLQRSSSLIQLTSQNSSPNQQRTPQVIGVMQSQNSSAGSRGPRPLEQVTCYKCGEKGHYANRCTKGHLAFLSGQ; translated from the exons ATGCAGGAAATCATCGCCAGCGTGGACCACATCAAGTTTGACTTGGAGATCGCCGTGGAGCAGCAGCTCGGGGCGCAGCCGCTGCCCTTCCCGGCATGGACA A AGTCAGGGGCTGCTGTCTGCGAATTCTTTTTGAAAGCTGCCTGTGGCAAAG GGGGCATGTGCCCGTTCCGCCACATCAGTGGTGAGAAGACGGTGGTGTGCAAACACTGGCTGCGGGGGCTGTGCAAGAAGGGGGACCAGTGCGAGTTCCTGCACGAGTACGACATGACCAAGATGCCCGAGTGCTACTTCTACTCCAAGTTCG GGGAGTGCAGCAACAAGGAGTGCCCCTTCCTGCACATCGACCCCGAGTCCAAGATCAAGGACTGCCCATGGTACGACCGCGGCTTCTGCAAGCACG GCCCCCTGTGCAGGCACCGGCACACGCGGAGGGTCATCTGTGTCAATTACCTCGTGGGATTCTGCCCGGAGGGGCCCTCGTGTAAATTCATGCA CCCTCGATTTGAACTGCCGATGGGAACCACCGAGCAGCCCCCACTGCCGCAGCAGACGCAGCCACCCACGAAG CAAAGTAACAATCCGCCATTACAAAGGTCGTCCTCCTTGATCCAGTTAACGAGTCAGAACTCTTCTCCCAACCAGCAGAGAACTCCGCAGGTCATCGGGGTCATGCAGAGTCAAAACAGCAGCGCGGGCAGCCGAGGACCCCGGCCGCTGGAGCAGGTCACATGCTACAAG TGTGGTGAAAAAGGACACTATGCCAACAGATGTACCAAAGGGCACTTGGCCTTTCTCAGCGGACAGTGA
- the ATP5MF gene encoding ATP synthase subunit f, mitochondrial has protein sequence MASVVPLKEKKLLEVKLGELPSWILMRDFTPSGIAGAFQRGYYRYYNKYVNVKKGSIAGLSMVLAAYVFLNYCRSYKELKHERLRKYH, from the exons ATGGCGTCAGTCG TACCACTGAAGGAGAAGAAGCTCCTGGAAGTCAAACTAGGGGAGTTGCCAAGCTGGATACTGATGCGGGATTTCACCCCTTCAGGCATCGCTGGAGCATTTCAAAGAG GTTACTATCGGTATTACAACAAGTACGTGAATGTGAAGAAAGGGAGCATCGCGGGGCTCTCGATGGTGCTGGCGGCCTACGTGTTTTTAAACTACTGCCGCTCTTATAAGGAGCTCA AACACGAGCGGCTCCGCAAGTACCACTGA
- the BUD31 gene encoding protein BUD31 homolog, producing MPKVKRSRKAPPDGWELIEPTLDELDQKMREAETEPHEGKRKVESLWPIFRIHHQKTRYIFDLFYKRKAISRELYEYCIKEGYADKNLIAKWKKQGYENLCCLRCIQTRDTNFGTNCICRVPKSKLEVGRIIECTHCGCRGCSG from the exons ATGCCTAAAGTCAAAAGAAGCCGGAAAGCTCCCCCAGATGGGTGGGAGTTGATTGAGCCAACACTGGATGAATTAGATCAAAAAATGAGAGAAG CTGAGACAGAACCTCAcgaaggaaagaggaaagtggaatcTCTGTGGCCCATCTTCAGGATCCATCACCAGAAAACCCGCTACATCTTTGACCTCTTCTACAAGCGGAAAGCCATAAGCAGAG AACTGTATGAGTACTGTATTAAAGAAGGCTATGCAGATAAAAACTTGATTGCAAAATGGAAAAAGCAGGGGTATGAGAACCTGTGCTGCCTGCGGTGCATTCAGACTCGGGACACCAATTTTGGGACAAACTGCATCTGCCGGGTCCCCAAAAGCAAGCTGGAAGTG ggccGGATCATCGAGTGCACACACTGTGGCTGCCGGGGCTGCTCTGGCTGA
- the CPSF4 gene encoding cleavage and polyadenylation specificity factor subunit 4 isoform X2: MDKSGAAVCEFFLKAACGKGGMCPFRHISGEKTVVCKHWLRGLCKKGDQCEFLHEYDMTKMPECYFYSKFGECSNKECPFLHIDPESKIKDCPWYDRGFCKHGPLCRHRHTRRVICVNYLVGFCPEGPSCKFMHPRFELPMGTTEQPPLPQQTQPPTKQRTPQVIGVMQSQNSSAGSRGPRPLEQVTCYKCGEKGHYANRCTKGHLAFLSGQ, encoded by the exons ATGGACA AGTCAGGGGCTGCTGTCTGCGAATTCTTTTTGAAAGCTGCCTGTGGCAAAG GGGGCATGTGCCCGTTCCGCCACATCAGTGGTGAGAAGACGGTGGTGTGCAAACACTGGCTGCGGGGGCTGTGCAAGAAGGGGGACCAGTGCGAGTTCCTGCACGAGTACGACATGACCAAGATGCCCGAGTGCTACTTCTACTCCAAGTTCG GGGAGTGCAGCAACAAGGAGTGCCCCTTCCTGCACATCGACCCCGAGTCCAAGATCAAGGACTGCCCATGGTACGACCGCGGCTTCTGCAAGCACG GCCCCCTGTGCAGGCACCGGCACACGCGGAGGGTCATCTGTGTCAATTACCTCGTGGGATTCTGCCCGGAGGGGCCCTCGTGTAAATTCATGCA CCCTCGATTTGAACTGCCGATGGGAACCACCGAGCAGCCCCCACTGCCGCAGCAGACGCAGCCACCCACGAAG CAGAGAACTCCGCAGGTCATCGGGGTCATGCAGAGTCAAAACAGCAGCGCGGGCAGCCGAGGACCCCGGCCGCTGGAGCAGGTCACATGCTACAAG TGTGGTGAAAAAGGACACTATGCCAACAGATGTACCAAAGGGCACTTGGCCTTTCTCAGCGGACAGTGA
- the CPSF4 gene encoding cleavage and polyadenylation specificity factor subunit 4 isoform X1, with protein MDKSGAAVCEFFLKAACGKGGMCPFRHISGEKTVVCKHWLRGLCKKGDQCEFLHEYDMTKMPECYFYSKFGECSNKECPFLHIDPESKIKDCPWYDRGFCKHGPLCRHRHTRRVICVNYLVGFCPEGPSCKFMHPRFELPMGTTEQPPLPQQTQPPTKQSNNPPLQRSSSLIQLTSQNSSPNQQRTPQVIGVMQSQNSSAGSRGPRPLEQVTCYKCGEKGHYANRCTKGHLAFLSGQ; from the exons ATGGACA AGTCAGGGGCTGCTGTCTGCGAATTCTTTTTGAAAGCTGCCTGTGGCAAAG GGGGCATGTGCCCGTTCCGCCACATCAGTGGTGAGAAGACGGTGGTGTGCAAACACTGGCTGCGGGGGCTGTGCAAGAAGGGGGACCAGTGCGAGTTCCTGCACGAGTACGACATGACCAAGATGCCCGAGTGCTACTTCTACTCCAAGTTCG GGGAGTGCAGCAACAAGGAGTGCCCCTTCCTGCACATCGACCCCGAGTCCAAGATCAAGGACTGCCCATGGTACGACCGCGGCTTCTGCAAGCACG GCCCCCTGTGCAGGCACCGGCACACGCGGAGGGTCATCTGTGTCAATTACCTCGTGGGATTCTGCCCGGAGGGGCCCTCGTGTAAATTCATGCA CCCTCGATTTGAACTGCCGATGGGAACCACCGAGCAGCCCCCACTGCCGCAGCAGACGCAGCCACCCACGAAG CAAAGTAACAATCCGCCATTACAAAGGTCGTCCTCCTTGATCCAGTTAACGAGTCAGAACTCTTCTCCCAACCAGCAGAGAACTCCGCAGGTCATCGGGGTCATGCAGAGTCAAAACAGCAGCGCGGGCAGCCGAGGACCCCGGCCGCTGGAGCAGGTCACATGCTACAAG TGTGGTGAAAAAGGACACTATGCCAACAGATGTACCAAAGGGCACTTGGCCTTTCTCAGCGGACAGTGA
- the CPSF4 gene encoding cleavage and polyadenylation specificity factor subunit 4 isoform X3, with product MDKSGAAVCEFFLKAACGKGGMCPFRHISGEKTVVCKHWLRGLCKKGDQCEFLHEYDMTKMPECYFYSKFGECSNKECPFLHIDPESKIKDCPWYDRGFCKHGPLCRHRHTRRVICVNYLVGFCPEGPSCKFMHPRFELPMGTTEQPPLPQQTQPPTKRTPQVIGVMQSQNSSAGSRGPRPLEQVTCYKCGEKGHYANRCTKGHLAFLSGQ from the exons ATGGACA AGTCAGGGGCTGCTGTCTGCGAATTCTTTTTGAAAGCTGCCTGTGGCAAAG GGGGCATGTGCCCGTTCCGCCACATCAGTGGTGAGAAGACGGTGGTGTGCAAACACTGGCTGCGGGGGCTGTGCAAGAAGGGGGACCAGTGCGAGTTCCTGCACGAGTACGACATGACCAAGATGCCCGAGTGCTACTTCTACTCCAAGTTCG GGGAGTGCAGCAACAAGGAGTGCCCCTTCCTGCACATCGACCCCGAGTCCAAGATCAAGGACTGCCCATGGTACGACCGCGGCTTCTGCAAGCACG GCCCCCTGTGCAGGCACCGGCACACGCGGAGGGTCATCTGTGTCAATTACCTCGTGGGATTCTGCCCGGAGGGGCCCTCGTGTAAATTCATGCA CCCTCGATTTGAACTGCCGATGGGAACCACCGAGCAGCCCCCACTGCCGCAGCAGACGCAGCCACCCACGAAG AGAACTCCGCAGGTCATCGGGGTCATGCAGAGTCAAAACAGCAGCGCGGGCAGCCGAGGACCCCGGCCGCTGGAGCAGGTCACATGCTACAAG TGTGGTGAAAAAGGACACTATGCCAACAGATGTACCAAAGGGCACTTGGCCTTTCTCAGCGGACAGTGA